A single genomic interval of Granulicella tundricola MP5ACTX9 harbors:
- a CDS encoding prolipoprotein diacylglyceryl transferase family protein: MYPILFHLGRVALPTFGVLAAIGLMCGLGLSLRTARLLGLDPDAVWNAGLFAVIAAFVLSRVLLIFEHMRIFMQFPGLVLAFPSLTATGVLLTGLATLAWIRVKKLPVLRVLDAWAPCAALVWGFLALGHFADGSDPGMALGAARTHPVGVYAALAGFGMAAGLYWLLAGAGEGVTRIRGIKTDVRGFVCGLGLVGCGVCQFLISFVRVPGKQLYGMDVLQVVALGMVVVGGLLVGGLGPRVTSVEATSRRVREF, translated from the coding sequence GTGTATCCCATCCTCTTCCATCTTGGACGTGTCGCGCTGCCCACCTTCGGGGTGCTGGCGGCGATTGGGCTGATGTGCGGGCTGGGTCTCTCGCTGCGGACGGCGCGGCTGCTGGGACTCGATCCGGATGCGGTGTGGAATGCGGGGCTGTTCGCGGTGATTGCGGCGTTTGTGCTGTCACGGGTGCTGCTGATCTTTGAGCATATGCGGATCTTCATGCAGTTTCCGGGGCTGGTGCTGGCGTTTCCCTCGCTGACGGCGACCGGGGTGCTGCTGACGGGGCTGGCTACGCTGGCGTGGATTCGGGTGAAGAAGCTGCCTGTGCTGCGGGTCTTGGACGCCTGGGCTCCTTGTGCGGCACTGGTGTGGGGTTTCCTGGCGCTGGGGCACTTTGCGGATGGGAGTGACCCTGGCATGGCTCTGGGCGCGGCGAGGACGCATCCGGTGGGAGTTTATGCGGCTTTGGCTGGGTTTGGAATGGCTGCGGGGCTTTACTGGCTGCTTGCCGGGGCGGGCGAAGGCGTAACGCGGATAAGAGGGATTAAGACGGATGTTCGCGGATTTGTTTGTGGGTTGGGGCTGGTGGGGTGTGGGGTGTGCCAGTTTTTGATTTCGTTTGTGCGGGTGCCGGGAAAGCAGCTTTATGGCATGGATGTGCTGCAGGTTGTGGCGCTGGGGATGGTGGTGGTTGGTGGACTGCTGGTGGGTGGTTTGGGGCCGCGAGTGACCTCAGTTGAGGCCACTTCCCGGCGGGTGAGAGAGTTTTAG
- a CDS encoding cell division protein ZapA: MTGIEKELEKELQMSGQAQSISVDIYDQIYHLRGTDPAYIEHLAGLVDAKMRAVSAHGGTVDSLRVAVLAALNITDELETLRERYNALARSQSQTQTTMRSRSASLSGMLDEVLDEPIRRAG; the protein is encoded by the coding sequence ATGACCGGAATCGAAAAAGAGTTGGAAAAAGAGTTGCAGATGAGTGGGCAGGCGCAGTCGATCTCGGTGGACATCTACGACCAGATCTATCATCTGCGTGGGACTGATCCGGCGTACATCGAGCATCTGGCCGGGCTTGTGGATGCGAAGATGCGCGCGGTCTCGGCGCATGGCGGAACGGTGGACTCGTTGCGCGTAGCGGTGCTGGCTGCGTTGAACATCACGGATGAGCTGGAGACGCTGCGCGAGCGGTATAACGCGCTGGCACGGTCTCAGTCGCAGACGCAGACGACGATGCGGAGCCGTTCGGCTTCCCTTTCCGGGATGCTGGATGAGGTTCTGGACGAGCCGATCCGTCGCGCAGGATAA
- the pheT gene encoding phenylalanine--tRNA ligase subunit beta, translating to MKILTPWLRSYLPVLAVDDAQLAEDLTLRGIAVEGVFEVNDASGDSEGSVFDMDITTNRVDAMNHYGMAREVAAIYDLPLHALDVSLPDAGAAETAFPVRIEAQDLCGRFTARVLRGVTVAPTDGVIGGYFDSLGLKKISNAVDVTNYVLQGMGHPTHAFDLDKIEGGIVVRRAKAGEQIKLLDGTTRTLVVDDLVVADEVKALGLAGVMGGWDSMITAETKNVLVEAAWFQPATIRASSRRHLIHTDASHRFERGADFAAAPIANALVSKLILEACGGRVEGELIDVVVAEHEAATANRGTVALSVTEARRHLGTTVEPDGINAEVIHRYLTALGCTLTPVSVDGYEVRLPSWRLDLTREIDLIEEIARVYGYNGFANTLPTPGVVIDHPTARAERAVRERLLALGYSEALSSTFASAAESAQFAAGVAAVELENPLNEEAANLRPSLLPGMVTMLAHNLNRDVLNVRLFETGAVFSGGTAEVSEAMSLSLGITGVSPVSNLYLAADASFYELKGAVESLVGLFAAPGLTFAAEASPVFEAGRAAAASVNGKVVAQFGQLAASEGAKRKMRQPVYVATVDLAALLAMPLKHTTAKELSRFQAVERDFSFVFANSVTWGDVEGAIRSLKIAELQSLRPIEVFRDEKKWPGVYSTLMRTVFQSLDRTLTDEDVTGWWSAIISALQGLGGVIRDS from the coding sequence ATGAAGATTCTTACTCCGTGGCTCCGCTCCTATTTGCCTGTGCTCGCTGTCGATGACGCGCAGCTTGCTGAAGACCTTACCCTGCGCGGGATTGCCGTGGAAGGCGTGTTTGAGGTCAATGACGCCTCCGGCGACTCCGAAGGCTCCGTGTTCGACATGGATATTACGACCAACCGCGTCGATGCGATGAACCACTACGGCATGGCTCGGGAGGTGGCGGCGATCTATGACCTGCCGCTGCATGCGCTGGATGTGTCGCTGCCTGACGCGGGGGCGGCGGAGACGGCGTTTCCGGTGCGGATTGAGGCGCAGGACCTTTGCGGGCGGTTTACGGCCCGGGTGCTGCGTGGGGTGACGGTTGCTCCGACGGATGGCGTGATCGGCGGGTACTTCGACTCGCTGGGGTTGAAGAAGATCTCGAATGCGGTGGATGTGACGAACTATGTGCTGCAGGGCATGGGGCATCCGACGCATGCGTTCGACCTGGACAAGATCGAAGGCGGGATCGTGGTGCGGCGAGCCAAGGCCGGGGAGCAGATCAAGCTGCTGGATGGGACGACGCGGACGCTGGTAGTAGATGACCTGGTGGTGGCGGACGAGGTGAAGGCTCTGGGGCTGGCCGGGGTGATGGGCGGCTGGGACTCGATGATTACGGCGGAGACGAAGAACGTGCTGGTGGAGGCCGCGTGGTTTCAGCCGGCGACGATTCGTGCGAGCAGCCGGCGGCATTTGATCCACACGGACGCCTCGCACCGGTTTGAGCGTGGCGCGGACTTTGCGGCGGCTCCGATTGCGAATGCACTGGTGTCCAAGCTGATCCTTGAGGCTTGTGGTGGGCGGGTTGAGGGTGAGTTGATCGACGTGGTCGTGGCTGAGCATGAGGCGGCTACGGCGAACCGGGGGACGGTGGCGCTTTCTGTGACGGAGGCTCGGCGGCACCTGGGGACGACGGTTGAGCCGGACGGGATCAATGCTGAGGTGATCCATCGCTACCTGACGGCGCTGGGCTGTACGCTGACGCCGGTGAGTGTGGATGGATATGAGGTCAGGCTGCCATCGTGGCGGCTGGACCTGACGCGCGAGATCGACCTCATCGAGGAGATTGCGCGGGTCTATGGGTACAACGGCTTTGCGAATACCCTGCCGACGCCGGGTGTGGTGATCGATCATCCGACGGCCCGGGCGGAGCGGGCTGTGCGGGAGCGACTGCTGGCGCTGGGGTACTCGGAGGCTTTGAGCAGCACGTTTGCGAGTGCGGCGGAGTCGGCGCAGTTTGCGGCTGGCGTGGCGGCGGTGGAGCTTGAGAATCCTCTGAACGAGGAGGCGGCGAACCTGCGGCCTTCCCTGCTGCCGGGCATGGTGACGATGCTGGCGCATAACCTGAATCGGGATGTGCTGAACGTACGGCTGTTTGAGACGGGTGCGGTGTTCAGTGGCGGGACGGCTGAGGTTTCTGAGGCGATGAGTCTTTCGCTGGGGATTACGGGTGTCTCGCCTGTGAGCAATCTTTATCTGGCTGCGGATGCGTCGTTCTATGAGCTGAAGGGTGCGGTTGAGTCGCTGGTGGGGCTGTTTGCGGCACCGGGGCTTACGTTTGCGGCGGAGGCTTCTCCCGTTTTTGAGGCGGGGCGTGCTGCTGCGGCTTCTGTGAATGGCAAGGTGGTGGCACAGTTCGGGCAGCTTGCCGCAAGCGAAGGTGCGAAGCGGAAGATGCGACAGCCGGTGTATGTGGCGACGGTGGATCTGGCGGCGCTGCTGGCGATGCCGCTGAAGCACACGACGGCGAAGGAGCTTTCGCGTTTTCAGGCTGTCGAGCGGGACTTCTCGTTCGTCTTTGCGAACTCTGTGACGTGGGGCGATGTGGAGGGGGCGATCCGGTCGTTGAAGATTGCAGAGCTGCAGAGCCTGCGGCCGATCGAGGTCTTCCGCGATGAGAAGAAGTGGCCCGGGGTTTATTCGACGCTGATGCGGACGGTGTTCCAGTCGCTGGACCGCACGTTGACGGATGAGGATGTGACGGGCTGGTGGAGCGCGATCATTTCTGCGCTGCAAGGGCTTGGGGGCGTGATCCGGGATTCGTAA
- the ampH gene encoding D-alanyl-D-alanine-carboxypeptidase/endopeptidase AmpH: MPKPKLIALLALAALLPALSRAQALPDLKSADTLGQSLLERSGSTGLVLVVVRDKEIYVHGFGETAPGSHQAPTATSLLRLCSLTKIFAADLLIKLVQDKTVRLDDPLKSYAPVNATVPDKQARPITLGDLATHTAGLPREMAPTPRGSGHFTFPNHAQRWNWLPTAHLITVPGTAALYSNLSFDLLGDALQSAAQMPYAALLRARTLKPLAMWETNYTPTPAQCARLLQGVHDEGQCTDTQATAGSSGLYSTPTDISHWLQYLLGQQVGITPGQNPAAQAVYLQPSQLASISGLDHAGEATGIGLGWIHTPGSLDPTATDSEIIEKTGGGAGFLTYIAINQSRHTAIFVAATDGLPETHLNLFKAANNVLLTLAGLPPLPEAPPIYHPASKPKRAAHKAATHRRL; this comes from the coding sequence GTGCCCAAACCCAAGCTCATCGCCCTCCTGGCCCTCGCGGCTCTCCTTCCAGCCCTGTCTCGCGCCCAGGCCCTGCCAGACCTCAAATCCGCCGACACCCTTGGCCAATCCCTCTTAGAGCGTTCCGGCTCAACCGGCCTTGTCCTGGTCGTCGTCCGCGATAAAGAAATCTACGTCCACGGCTTCGGCGAAACCGCACCCGGCAGCCACCAGGCCCCCACCGCAACCTCGCTGCTTCGCCTCTGCTCCCTCACCAAGATCTTCGCCGCCGACCTCCTCATCAAGCTCGTACAGGACAAGACCGTCCGGCTCGACGACCCGCTCAAAAGCTACGCCCCAGTAAACGCCACCGTCCCCGACAAACAAGCCCGTCCCATCACCCTCGGCGATCTCGCCACCCACACCGCCGGCCTCCCACGCGAGATGGCCCCCACCCCCCGCGGCAGTGGCCACTTCACCTTCCCCAACCACGCCCAGCGCTGGAACTGGCTCCCCACGGCCCATCTGATCACCGTCCCCGGCACCGCCGCGCTCTACTCCAACCTCTCCTTTGACCTCCTCGGCGACGCCCTCCAATCCGCCGCCCAGATGCCCTACGCCGCCCTCCTCCGCGCCCGCACCCTGAAGCCGCTCGCCATGTGGGAGACCAACTACACCCCCACCCCCGCGCAGTGCGCCCGCCTCCTCCAGGGCGTACACGACGAAGGCCAATGCACCGACACCCAGGCCACCGCCGGCTCCTCCGGCCTCTACTCCACCCCTACGGACATATCCCACTGGCTCCAATACCTACTTGGCCAGCAGGTCGGCATCACCCCCGGCCAGAACCCCGCCGCGCAGGCCGTATACCTCCAGCCGTCGCAATTAGCCAGCATCAGTGGCCTCGACCACGCCGGAGAAGCCACCGGCATAGGCCTCGGCTGGATACACACCCCCGGCTCCCTCGACCCCACCGCAACCGACTCCGAGATCATCGAAAAGACCGGCGGCGGTGCAGGCTTCCTCACCTACATCGCCATCAACCAGTCCCGCCATACCGCCATCTTCGTCGCCGCCACGGACGGCCTCCCGGAAACCCACCTCAATCTCTTCAAAGCCGCCAACAACGTCCTCCTCACCCTCGCCGGCCTACCCCCGCTCCCCGAAGCCCCACCCATCTACCACCCCGCCTCTAAACCAAAACGCGCCGCCCACAAAGCCGCTACCCATCGGCGTCTCTGA
- a CDS encoding Uma2 family endonuclease — protein sequence MNLNLSGLPHPITLRPAEPLTDEDLMRFSEENRPYKIERNNKGEVTIMTPVGGIGSTHEAWVSSSLVQWNELSGTGVAFVSNAGFNLPDGSCLSPDAAWLSLARWNALLPEQQAGYPPLCPEFIIDDSLPHGLTPSP from the coding sequence ATGAACCTGAATCTGTCCGGACTGCCGCACCCCATCACGCTGCGGCCCGCTGAGCCTCTGACAGACGAGGACCTGATGCGGTTCTCGGAAGAGAACAGGCCTTACAAAATCGAACGCAATAACAAGGGAGAGGTCACGATCATGACTCCTGTAGGCGGCATAGGAAGCACCCATGAAGCTTGGGTGTCATCGTCTTTGGTTCAATGGAACGAACTCAGCGGAACTGGAGTTGCTTTTGTATCAAACGCTGGCTTCAATCTTCCGGACGGCTCCTGTCTCTCCCCTGACGCTGCGTGGCTCTCTCTCGCGCGCTGGAACGCGCTTCTGCCGGAGCAGCAGGCCGGTTACCCGCCGCTTTGCCCTGAGTTCATCATTGATGATTCGCTCCCGCACGGACTCACGCCGTCTCCTTGA
- a CDS encoding PDDEXK family nuclease: MQLWIENGAELAWLIDPIDSNVVIYRPSEPTESLERPDVVLGHAPVAGFELQTTRLWPAL; this comes from the coding sequence ATGCAGCTTTGGATCGAGAACGGCGCAGAGCTCGCATGGCTCATCGATCCCATCGACTCAAATGTCGTAATCTATCGGCCCAGCGAACCAACCGAATCCCTGGAGCGCCCTGACGTCGTCCTGGGCCATGCGCCGGTTGCTGGCTTTGAACTCCAAACGACCCGCCTCTGGCCCGCACTGTAA
- a CDS encoding DUF4396 domain-containing protein — translation MFELIAWISLGLAFVSAAVIVIDEVRHPQKMGVMNIVWPATALYFSVFAVWAYFVKGRGMARDAVQGMEHEEGQSPTWAQTALAGSHCGAGCVLADVVTEFVVFGVGLTLFGKELYASYLWDFVAAWLIGVAFQYFAIKPMRDLTVAGGIWAAVKADTLSILTFQIGMYGWMAVVFFKLFPGPHLHPNDAGYWLMMQIAMVCGFVTALPVNWLLVKIGWKEAMG, via the coding sequence ATGTTTGAGCTGATCGCGTGGATTTCGCTTGGTCTTGCGTTTGTCTCGGCTGCGGTGATTGTGATTGATGAGGTTCGTCATCCGCAGAAGATGGGGGTGATGAATATCGTCTGGCCTGCGACTGCGCTGTACTTCAGCGTCTTTGCGGTGTGGGCTTACTTTGTGAAGGGGCGGGGGATGGCTCGGGATGCTGTGCAGGGGATGGAGCATGAGGAGGGGCAGAGTCCTACCTGGGCTCAAACAGCGCTGGCTGGAAGCCATTGCGGTGCGGGGTGTGTGCTGGCGGATGTGGTGACGGAGTTTGTGGTGTTTGGCGTGGGGCTTACGCTGTTCGGGAAGGAGCTTTATGCGAGCTATCTGTGGGACTTTGTGGCGGCGTGGCTGATTGGCGTCGCGTTTCAATACTTTGCGATTAAGCCGATGCGGGACCTTACAGTTGCGGGAGGGATCTGGGCTGCGGTGAAGGCGGATACGCTCTCCATCCTGACGTTTCAGATTGGGATGTATGGGTGGATGGCGGTGGTGTTCTTCAAGCTGTTTCCGGGCCCGCATCTGCATCCGAACGATGCGGGTTACTGGCTCATGATGCAGATTGCGATGGTCTGTGGATTTGTGACGGCGCTGCCGGTGAACTGGCTGCTGGTGAAGATTGGGTGGAAAGAGGCGATGGGGTAG
- a CDS encoding class I SAM-dependent methyltransferase produces MKDREYYGIDAPGVVRTLGIVGALFLICGVLPKSVPGAAVIHNFWLSGVSLLAACGWMLASSLWLKKRVMRALLDQRRWLGDEVVLDVGCGRGLVAVEAARRVPRGRVHGVDIWQEADLSSNSPEAIRVNATVAGVAERLVIDTGDARKLPYADASFDVVASMTAIHNIPDGEGRRKAIAEMWRVLRPGGQILIFDIRHARTYLGQLREMGASETVLKGPIVLWGPLGWRFCATKPLSA; encoded by the coding sequence ATGAAAGATCGTGAGTATTACGGGATCGATGCGCCGGGAGTTGTGCGCACGCTGGGAATTGTGGGTGCGCTCTTTCTTATCTGCGGGGTGCTTCCGAAGAGTGTTCCCGGCGCCGCTGTGATCCATAACTTCTGGCTGTCCGGGGTGAGTTTACTTGCGGCGTGCGGCTGGATGCTGGCTTCGAGCCTGTGGCTGAAGAAGCGGGTGATGCGGGCGTTGCTCGACCAGCGACGGTGGCTGGGGGATGAGGTGGTTCTTGATGTCGGGTGCGGACGTGGGCTGGTGGCGGTGGAGGCGGCTAGGCGGGTGCCGCGGGGGAGGGTGCATGGCGTGGACATCTGGCAGGAGGCCGACCTGAGCAGCAATAGCCCGGAGGCGATTCGCGTCAACGCGACCGTTGCGGGTGTGGCGGAGCGGCTTGTGATCGATACGGGCGATGCTCGAAAGCTGCCGTATGCCGACGCGAGCTTCGACGTGGTTGCGTCCATGACGGCGATCCACAATATCCCGGATGGGGAGGGACGGCGCAAGGCTATCGCGGAGATGTGGCGGGTGCTTCGGCCAGGCGGGCAGATCCTGATCTTCGATATACGCCATGCAAGGACGTACCTGGGGCAGCTGCGTGAGATGGGGGCGAGCGAGACGGTGTTGAAGGGGCCTATCGTGCTCTGGGGGCCGCTGGGCTGGAGATTCTGCGCTACGAAGCCGCTCTCGGCGTAG
- a CDS encoding TetR/AcrR family transcriptional regulator — MSSDSREKILTAARLSAQAHGYNGLNFRDLAEDVGIRAASIYHHFPSKAELATAVAKRYWQDFAAVLDGLLAEAGDASVALHRYPETFRWALENENRMCLSGFMAAEYDDLPKEVKTEVQSFADVNVAWLSKVLAAAKVVGPKKSEARARAIFAAVGGAQLMARSRSDVALYDALIESYRAAGLLPA; from the coding sequence GTGAGTTCCGATTCTCGAGAGAAGATTCTGACGGCGGCGAGGCTGTCCGCGCAGGCGCATGGGTATAACGGGTTGAACTTCCGCGATCTGGCGGAGGACGTGGGCATCCGGGCCGCGAGCATCTATCACCACTTCCCCAGCAAGGCTGAACTGGCTACGGCTGTGGCGAAGCGGTATTGGCAGGACTTTGCGGCGGTGCTCGATGGACTGCTGGCCGAGGCCGGGGATGCGAGCGTTGCGCTGCATCGGTATCCGGAGACGTTTCGGTGGGCGCTGGAGAATGAGAACCGCATGTGTCTGAGCGGCTTTATGGCGGCCGAGTATGACGATCTGCCTAAGGAGGTGAAGACGGAGGTCCAGAGCTTTGCGGATGTGAACGTGGCGTGGTTGAGTAAGGTTCTCGCCGCTGCGAAGGTGGTGGGTCCGAAGAAGAGCGAGGCTCGGGCACGGGCGATCTTTGCGGCTGTGGGTGGGGCGCAGCTTATGGCGCGGAGCCGGTCTGATGTTGCGCTTTACGATGCTTTGATTGAGAGCTATCGCGCGGCGGGGTTGCTACCGGCGTGA
- a CDS encoding tautomerase family protein, whose protein sequence is MPFARIDLAKGKTPEYRATVADVVYDGIVNVLKAPEGDRFMIIGEHAPDNFVFDPNFLNIKRTPDLIILQVTSTVGNTKEQKLAFFRHMADELNRRLNVRREDVFISLVFVDRDDWSFGNGEPW, encoded by the coding sequence ATGCCATTCGCACGGATCGACCTCGCCAAAGGAAAAACCCCCGAGTACCGCGCCACCGTAGCCGACGTCGTCTATGACGGAATCGTCAACGTCCTCAAGGCCCCGGAAGGCGACCGCTTCATGATCATCGGCGAGCACGCACCGGACAACTTCGTCTTCGATCCCAACTTCCTCAACATCAAGCGCACCCCCGACCTCATCATCCTTCAGGTCACCAGCACCGTCGGCAACACCAAAGAGCAGAAGCTCGCCTTCTTCCGCCACATGGCAGATGAACTCAACCGCCGCCTCAACGTGCGCCGCGAGGATGTCTTCATCAGCCTCGTCTTCGTCGATCGCGACGACTGGTCCTTCGGCAACGGCGAACCCTGGTAA
- a CDS encoding putative quinol monooxygenase → MSNTIQSAGPNPTNNSEIEVYPGWVASGQDNTPGRKAYYINLEAKPGKGDQVQQFLKDILAGVEQEPGTGPWFGCRFSDTTFGIFEAFPDVAARNAHNVGPGGQNFLRAAELEEMLAHPAHVYRLDVMFGKFSVLFGKPIA, encoded by the coding sequence ATGAGCAACACCATCCAATCAGCCGGTCCCAATCCCACCAACAACTCGGAGATCGAAGTCTACCCAGGCTGGGTCGCCAGCGGTCAGGACAACACGCCCGGCCGCAAGGCTTACTACATCAACCTTGAAGCCAAGCCCGGCAAAGGCGACCAGGTGCAGCAGTTCCTCAAGGACATCCTGGCCGGCGTAGAGCAAGAACCCGGCACCGGCCCCTGGTTTGGCTGCCGCTTCTCGGACACCACCTTCGGCATCTTTGAAGCCTTCCCGGACGTCGCGGCACGGAACGCGCACAACGTCGGCCCCGGCGGCCAGAACTTCCTCCGTGCAGCGGAACTGGAAGAGATGCTTGCCCATCCCGCCCATGTCTACCGGCTCGATGTCATGTTCGGAAAGTTCAGCGTCCTCTTTGGAAAACCGATCGCCTGA
- a CDS encoding glycoside hydrolase family 130 protein, with amino-acid sequence MKQSLLLAVLLSALPVAAQSWQIGPFTRPIGNPVLSPIPASTFTDPILKTPTHWEALHTFNPAAIVRAGKVYVLYRAEDDSGSMSIGGHTSRLGLAVSDDGLHFTRRPDPVFYPAPDSQQSRESPGGVEDPRLVEAEDGTYVLTYTQWNRITYSVGIATSPDLVHWTKHGPAFLEAAGGKYAHLQYKSAGILTKVGDGRPIATRINGKYWMYWGEGTIHLATSTDLIHWTPVEDASGKPIAILHPHPGHFDSSFPEVGPPPVLTQAGIIVLYNGKNAPTGGDPTMGPNAYAAGEALFDPQAPGHLLKQTEHPVLQPTEPWEKTGQYAAGTTFAEGLVLFKGHWLLYYGCADSFVAVATAPAR; translated from the coding sequence ATGAAACAAAGCCTCTTACTGGCCGTCCTCCTCTCCGCCCTCCCCGTTGCGGCCCAATCCTGGCAGATCGGCCCATTCACCCGTCCCATCGGCAATCCCGTCCTCTCCCCCATCCCCGCCAGCACCTTCACCGACCCCATCCTCAAAACCCCCACCCACTGGGAGGCCCTCCACACCTTCAACCCCGCCGCCATCGTCCGCGCGGGCAAGGTCTACGTCCTCTACCGCGCGGAAGACGACTCCGGCTCCATGTCCATAGGCGGCCACACCTCCCGCCTCGGCCTCGCCGTTTCGGATGATGGCCTCCACTTCACCCGCCGTCCAGACCCCGTCTTCTACCCCGCGCCAGACAGCCAGCAATCCCGCGAATCCCCCGGAGGCGTAGAAGACCCCCGCCTCGTCGAGGCCGAAGACGGCACCTACGTCCTCACCTACACTCAGTGGAACCGCATCACCTACTCGGTCGGCATCGCCACCTCGCCGGACCTCGTCCACTGGACCAAGCACGGCCCTGCTTTCCTTGAAGCCGCCGGAGGCAAGTACGCCCACCTCCAGTACAAGTCCGCCGGAATCCTCACCAAGGTAGGAGATGGCCGTCCCATAGCAACCCGCATCAACGGCAAGTACTGGATGTATTGGGGCGAAGGCACCATCCACCTCGCCACCTCCACAGACCTCATCCACTGGACCCCGGTCGAGGACGCCTCCGGCAAGCCCATCGCAATCCTGCACCCCCACCCCGGCCACTTCGACAGCAGCTTTCCTGAGGTTGGCCCACCGCCTGTACTCACCCAGGCAGGAATCATCGTCCTCTACAACGGCAAAAACGCCCCCACCGGCGGCGACCCAACCATGGGTCCCAACGCCTACGCCGCTGGAGAAGCCCTCTTCGACCCCCAAGCCCCCGGCCACCTCCTCAAGCAGACCGAGCACCCCGTCCTCCAGCCCACCGAACCCTGGGAGAAGACCGGCCAGTACGCCGCCGGCACCACCTTCGCGGAAGGACTCGTCCTCTTCAAGGGCCACTGGCTCCTCTACTACGGCTGCGCCGATTCCTTCGTAGCGGTAGCCACCGCACCCGCGAGGTAA